CGCGGCGGCGGGGAAGGGCTGCTCGTGGCCGGCGGCCGGGTACTCCTCCGCCTGCGCGGCGGGCTGCTCGTGCTGCGGGTGGTCGACCGGGGCGTACGGGTCGTCGACCGGCACGTAGGGGGCCTGCTCGGACACCGGGTGGAGCCCTGGGGGTGCGTCCGCGGGGACGGACACCCCGGCCGGGGCCGGCGCTCCGGCGAGTGCTGTGACCCCGGCGAGTGCGCGGCCGCGCGACCGGGTGGGCAGGCCGCCGGCGGCCTGCGGCGCCGGGACGGCGGTGGAGCGGGCCGTCGGGTCGGGGACGATCAGCTCGTCCGGGACGAGCACCACGGCGCGGGTGCCGCCGAAGGCGGACTGGCGGAACTCGACCCGCAGGCCGTGCTGGTCGGCGAGCCGGGCGATGACGTAGAAGCCGAGCCGGATGTCGTCGCCGCGGGCGAGCACGTCGGTCCGGGGCGGACGGGTCATCAGCCGGTTGGCCTCGTCGATCTGCTCCTCGTCCATGCCGAGGCCGCGGTCCTCGACCTCGATCGCGACGCCGCGGCTGACCCGCCCGGCGCGGACCTCGACCGGGTTCGGCGGGCGGGAGAAGCCGAGCGCGTTCTCGATCAGCTCGGCGACCACGTGGGCGACCGGGCCGACGGCGCGCTCGGACAGCCAGGGGCTGCCGTCCAGGTCGATGACGACCCGGCGGTAGTCCTGCACCTCGCCCTGGGCGGCGCGCATCACGTCCAGCAGCGGGACGGGCCTGCGCCAGCGGCGGTGCGGGGTGCCGCCGGCGAGGATGACCAGGTTCTCCTCGTAGCGGCGCAGGCGCGCGGTGAGGTGGTCGAGGTCGAAGAGGCCCTCCAGGATCTCCGGGTCCTCGTGGCGGCGCTCCAGTTCGTCGAGCTTCTTGAGCTGCTGGCCGATGAGCAGCTGGGTGCGGCGGGCGATCCGCTGCAGCAGGCGCTCGAAGCCGCGGTGCTGCTCGGCCTGGCCGACGGCGGCCTGCAGGGCGCTGGTCCGGGCCAGGTTGAACGCCTCGCCGAGCTTGGCGAGTTCGTCCTCGGTACGGGCCCAGGGGTCGCGTTCGATCGCCTTGGCGTGCTCCTCGACGTCGATCTGTTCGCCGCTGCCGAGCCGTTCGACGACCTGGGGCAGGGCGTTCTCCAGCTCCTCGGCCTGCTGCTGGAGCCGGCCGATCCGGCGGCGCAGGGTGCGGGTGAGCCGCCAGCTGGTGAGGGCGACGGCGACGACCGCGATCAGGCCGACGACGGTGGTGAGGAGGAGGCGGACCGCCAGGGCGATGATGCTGCCCTTGCCCTCCTCGACGACGAGCTGGGTGCGGTGCTCCAGCAGGTCGACGAGTTCGGGTGTGAGGGTGTCGATCGACTGCCGCCAGGCGTCCCGGTCGAGACCGAGGGCGATCCGGCCGCTGCGGTCGGGCTCGGTGGGCTTCAGCAGTTCCTGCTCGGCGCGGGTCTTGGCCTGCCAGGCGGGGCTGCCGGCGATCCGCTGCCACATCGCGCCCTCGTCGGCGGGCAGGTAGGGGGCGACCTTGGTGCCGAACTGGAAGTCCTGCTCGGAGACGGCCTGCCGGAGCTGCTGGAAGTCCTCGGCGCCGAGCGTGCCGCTCGGCCAGCCGCGGGCCAGCAGCGCGTCCGAGCGGGAGATCATCTCCTTGCCCCAGAACAGGTCGACGAGTGGCTGGGAGATCGTGGTGATCCGGCCGTTGTCGACGTGGCTGAGCGAGGCGAACAGCCGCAGGTCGACCGCGATCAGGTCGGTGTAGTAGCGGTAGACCGCGGCCTGCTGCTGCTCGCTGCCGCTGTCGACCAGCGCGCGCTGGGCGGGCAGCTGGTTGATGGCCTGCCGGGCCTGCCGGACGGCCTCCCGGACCTCGGTCGGCGCGTCGTCCGCGGCGACGTCGGAGAGCTTCTGGAACTCGCGGACGGCGTCGTCGGTCTTGGCGCGCTGGGTGCGCAGCGCGTCGCCGACCCCGCTGTGCGTGGCGAGGACATCGGCGCTCAGGCGCCGCTCCTCCTGCAGGTTGTAGTAGACGATGTTGGACGGCTGGCCCGCCTTCTGCGCGAGCAGGCCCTGGGCGGCCTGGCGCTGGAAGTCGAGCAGGAGCTGTCCGCTGGTGACGGCCCACAGGGCGGCCAGCGCCACTCCGGGAACGATCGCCAGCACGAGCAGGGTCGCGCGGAGCGACAGCCGGCCCGTGATGATCCGCCGTGACGCGCGCGTGCGCAGGGCATTCTCCTTGGAGATGACGCCAGTCGTTCGGAACTGGTCGAATCTGATAAGGACTCTGACGGATGGATATTAGCCGCACCGTATAACGACAAGGAAAGTCGCCATGTCGTCCTGGCGCGCGAACGGCGCCGCAACAGTGCCCGAACATCCGCCCCGACCAGGCGCGATGACGCACCGTGGGGTCCAACGGCCCGATGTTCGGCGGCTCTTCGCGCGACGCCTGGTCCGACCTGCGCGAACTGCCCGGTAGGGAACCGAAACTGGAGCAAGACCCCCGCCGGACAAGGCCCGCGAACCATCCGTCATGGCCGCCGGCCGAGCCGCTCGGAGTCTAACGGTCCACTTGTCACAAGGTGAGGTGATCCTGTCAGAAAGCCCGAGAAATCGAATCTGCGCGGTCGGAATCGCCCCGAACGCTCCGCGAATCTCCCAGAATGAATCAGCGATTCACATGATCGACCGCGAGGACCGCCCACCCCTCGGCGAACATCTCGTGCAACGGCCTCGTCGGCAGCAGCCGAAGGAAGGGCCCCTCCACCTCCTTGCGGAACTCCCGCCCGGCCAGGTGGCCGGCCAGCTTGGCCGTCTCCAGCGGCAGTTCCGGCGCCTTGAGCTCCGTCCACGGCCCCGGGACGAAGGCCGTCCGGCCGGCCCGCGGCCGCTTGCCGGTCTCCACCAGCCCGGCCGCCGCCAGCTCCTCCTGGGCGGCACGGTGTCGGGCCGGCGACCAGCCGTTCCAGCGGCGGACGTTCCGGTCGGTGGGGCGGGCGAGGACGAGCAGCTGCAGCAGCAGGGCGGCCGCGTCCGGGCCGGTGCCGAGCGCACCGGCAGCCTCGGCCACCGTCTCCGCCGCGCTCAGCGCCGGGTCGGCCTCGTAGCGGCCCGCGGGCACCGGGGTGTCGGCGGCGCGGGCCGCCATCCGGTCCAGGCCGCCGCCGGCGAGGAGCAGGTCGACCCCGCGCAGCCGGCGCAGCAGCTCGTCCTGGCCGTGCTCCGCGCAGTAGTCCTCCAGGCGCCGGCGGGCCGCCGGATCGGCCAGCCGGGCCGGCCGCAGGAAGACCGACCCGTACCCGGCCCGGGGCACCAGCACCAGGCCGTCGTCGAACAGCGAGGTCGGCTCGCCGCCGCGCGCCGGGTCGGCGAGCGGCACCGGCAGCGTGGCCGGGCCGAACACCGCGGCCCGTTGCTCCTCGCCGCCGGGCAGCCGGTGGATCCCGAGCGGGACGATCAGGTCCCCGTCGGCCAGCCGGGCGCGCAGCCGGTCGCAGTGCTCGGCCGCGCGGGCGGCCGCCGGGTCGCCGACCGGACGCATCGTCAGCGCCCACACCAGGGCGGCGGCCTCCGCGGCGAACTGGTGGCGGCCCCCGGCGAACCAGCCGGGGCCCGGACCGCCGTTCGGGGCGGCGGTGTGCAGCAGCACCGACCCGTACGAGGTCGCCGCGAGGACCTGGCGGCGGACCGCGGTCTCCTCGGTGGCGCCCGGCGGCGAGCAGAGCATCCGCAGCCACGGCTCCGGCAGCCCGGTCTCCTGCTCCAGCTCGCGGGCGGCCTCCTCGTCCAGCGGCAGGTCGACGCCGACCAGCCGGGCCCACACCTCGGCCGCCCGGACGGCGGCCGCCACCGTGCCGCCCGGCTGCCAGAGCTCCGCCGGGTCGTCCGGGACGGCTGCGGCGAGCAGCTCCAGCCGCCCCTCGGCGCCGAGCCGGTGCAGCACGGTCTGCAGCGCCCTGGCGTCCCGGTCGGTCGCGCCGTACGGCTTCGACGTGAGCATCCGGCGCCAGGCGTCGTGGTCGGCGCGCTCGGGCAGCCCGTCCAGCACCAGCAGGGCGGTGGCCCGGCGGGCGCCGGTGCGGGCGACGAAGGCGTCCACCGCCTCCGGGCCGGGCCGGACCGGGCCGTGCGCCGCGAGCAGGTCGAGCAGCCGGGCGAGCCGGCCGGCGTCGTCCCGCGCGACCGAGAGCTCCCGCAGCTCCCCGGCGCCCTCCGGCGCCGGGTCGCCGGCCGGCTGGACGAATCGGTGCTCCAGGGCGGGGTCGAGCGGCCGTGCCGGGTCCGGGGCGAGCCGGCTCAGGGCGTCGGTGTGCACCGCCGGCACCCGGCCGCCGGCGGCCTGCCGGGCGGTGAGCGCGGCACCGGTGGCCTCGCCGAGCCGCCAGCGGCTGCCCGCCGCCGCGAACGGCTGCTGCGACCAGCAGCGCAGCAGTTCGGCGAGGGCCGGCCGGTCCTCCTCTGCGGTGGCGGCGGTGACCAGCCGCCAGGCGGCGGCGTCGATCCTGCCGAGCAGCGGCGTCCAGTCGCGGGCCCGGGCCGGCGGGCTGAGCCGGCGCTCCGGCTCGCCGAGCCGCCCGGCCAGGTGCGCGCCGTCGGCGGCCAGCGCGGTCAGCGTGGCCGGCTGCGGCGAGGGCGGCTCGGCCCGGTAGTAGGAGGGCACGTCGAGCAGGCCGCGCAGGGCGGACAGCAGCCGGACGTCCGAGGTCTCCGCGAGCGGCACCAGCCGGCCCGAGCGGACGGCGGCCACCCGGGCGGACAGCTCCTCGCGGCGGCGGAGCAGGGCCCGGGCGGCCCGCACCGTACGGGCCACCCCGTCGGCGATCCGCCGGTCCGTCACCTCCGGAAGCAGCCGGGCGATCCCGGCGGCGAGCCCGTCCCCGTCGAGGCCGGCCCCGTCGGCGGCGGCGGTCAGCAGCGCGGCGGCGCTCTCCGGTCCGGCCGCGCGGAGTGCGCGCGAGGAGGCCCGGTGGCGGGGCGTCAGGAAGTGCCAGAACGGCGGCGGGGGCAGCACCGGCAGGTCCGCGCCGGCCCGCCAGAGCAGTGAGCCGTCCCCGGCGTCGTGGCAGTGCGGGTTCCGCTCGTCGGCGAGCACGCACTCCGCGCCGCCCTCGGGCATCCGGACGACCGCCCAGGGCCTGCGGACCGGCTCGGAGCGGAACTCGGCCGTCCGGCCGTCGGCGCCCTCCAGCCGGTAGCGCCGTCCGCGGACGCCCGGCTCCGCCCGCCGCAGCACCCGGAATCCGGCCAGCCCCGCGCGGTGGCCGAGCGGCGAGGCGTCGGCGTCCGCGTCCGGCGGCAGCGCGACCAGCGAGACCTCGTCGAGTTCGTGCCCCTCGGGGACGGGGGCAGCGGCGAACGCGGGCGGCTCGGACCCGGCGGTGCGCGCCCCGGTGACCGGGTCGAGCCGGGCCCAGCCGTCCTTGCCGTGCGCCCCGCCGCACCACACGGCGGTGCCGTCGGAGAGCTGGCGGTGGGCGGCCACGCCCTCCCGGTCCCCGGGGCGCAGGATCCGCTCCCCGTCGAACCGGCCGGCGCCGTCAGCGGTCTCGAACTGGCAGGCGGTCGGCGACCAGGGGTTCAGGCCGACCACCGTCCCGGGCTCGAAGACCTCGTCCGGCCGGCTCGCCCAGTGAGCCCGCCAGCGGTACGGGTGCCGGTCGTCCGAGGTCCGGGCGACCAGCAGGTCGCCGCCCGCGAAGTGCACGCTGTGCCGCGCGGTGCCCTCCGGCAGGGTGAAGGCGCAGCCGGCCCGGCGGCCGCGGTGGTCGACCGCGACGGCCCCTCTCCTGGTGTACAGGGTGAGGACCGGCCAGGTGGCGGTCGCCCCGCTCGGCCGCCCGCCGAGCTCGGCGAGCGCCTCGTCCAGGGCGGGCCAGCCGAGCTCCTCCGGCAGGCCGGCGCGCAGCGTGCGCAGCAGCGGGCCGGTGAGGTCGAGGCCCGCCAGCGCCTCCTCGATGCCGTCCAGGGCGGCCGCGGTCGGCCGGTCGAGCAGGGTCTCCAGCACGCCGAGGGCGTCCTCGGCGGCGCCGAGCCCGCCGTCGGCGAGGTCGTCGAGCAGGGCGGTGGTCCGGGCGTGCACGGCACCGGTGATCGCCGGGTTCTCCGGCAGCCGGGTCACCGCGGTGCCGCGGCGCAGATCGGCGTGGACGGTGCCCTCCAGACGCGGACCGAGCACCGGGTCGGCGGCGAGCGCCCGCAGGTCGCGGCGGGAGGAGGTGCCCCAGAAGACCAGCTGGACCGTCTCGGGCGGCGTCTCCACCGGGATGCCCTCGGCCAGGCAGGCGTCCGCGAGGTCTGCGTCCAGCCCGGAGGAGCGGTACCGCGTCTCGTGCAGCCGGACGGGGACGCCCTCGGCGCGCAGCCGGACGGCCAGCGCCGGCAGCAGCTCGAAGACCTCGGGCGGCAGCGGGCGGCGGGTGATCCCGCCGCCGCCCACCCGGTTGAAGGCGTACTCGTACGGCAGCCGGCCGAGCCAGCCCGCCGGGCCGTCGGCCGGGGTGAGCCGCCCGGCGGCGAGCGCGTCCACTGCGCTGGCGGCCCGCAGCAGGCGCAGCCAGGCCCCGCCGCCGGCGGTCGGGGAGAAGCCGAGGGCGCTCGCCGCCGGCGGGAACAGCTCCAGCAGGCCGGCCCGGACCGCGTCGGTCGGCGGGTGCGCGGCCAGCAGGGCGGCGGCGCCGTCCAGCAGCGCGTCCGGCACCGCCCGGCCCGCGCAGCGGACCAGCACCGTGCCGACCAGCGCCGCGACCTCCTCCGGACCGCGCCCGGCGGCCTTCGCGGACGCCCGCAGCCGGGTGTGCAGATCGGCCGGCGGCACCGCCCCGCTTGCCGCCCACGCCTCCACGAACCGGACGAACTCGCGGTGCGCCTCCCGCGGCGGCAGGGCCGCCGCGAGCCGCCGCTGGTGGGTGGCGAGCTCCGCCGCGGGCAGCACGCCCAGGCCGGCCAGCAGCAGGGCGTTCCCCCGCTGGAAGACCGGGTCGGCGGGCCCGCCGTGCTCCCGCTCGGCCTCCCGGGCCAGCCGGTACGCCTGCCCCGCCTGCCGCGGCAGCACCCGGGCCAGCCGGTGGCCGACGGTGTCCCAGAACCAGGGCAGGTGCTCGGGCGGCAGCCCCCGGGTGCGCCGCTTCAGCCCGTCCAGGTACTGCGCGGGCTTGCGGTGGGCCTGCGGCGGGAGGCCGCCGAAGACGTCCGCGAACTCCTGCCGGGCTCCCGCCTCGGCGCCCGGCGAACTGACGGACAGCCAGTCCAGGTACACGGTGGACGCGGTGGGGTCGGCGGGCAGCGGAACGCTCTGCTGGGACATGCGGCCGATCCTGCCACGCTGCCCCGACAGCCCGCCGGGGGCCGTGGTACGCGATCAGGCAGGCAGCGGAGCCGCCGCCGGGACGCGGGCGCCGGCGAAGGTGACGGTGCGGCGGGGGCGGAAGCCGAGCGACTCGTAGAGCCGCAGGGCGCCGGTGTTGTCCCCGGCCACGTGCAGGAAGGGCCGCTCGCCGCGGGCCCGGATGCCGGCCGCGACCGCGCGGACCAGGCGGCCGCCGAGGCCCTGGCCGCGGTGGGCGTCGTCGGTGCAGACGGCGCTGATCTCGGTGTGGCCCGGCGGGTGGAAGCGCTCGCCGGCCATCGCGACCAGCACCCCGTCGCGGCGGATGCCGAGGTAGGTGCCGAGCTCGACGGTCCGCGGCAGGAAGGGGCCGGGCCTGGTCCGCTCCACCAGGGCGAGCATCTCGGGGACGTCGGCCGGGCCGAGCCGGACGGCCTCCGGGTCGGGCGCCGCGGCCACGCCCTCGTCCACCAGCTGGACGCCCTCGATGCGGAAGGTGACCTGCCAGTCCGCGGGCGGCGGGACGGCGACCGCGGCGGTCACCACGTGCCCGCCGGGGCCGGCGAGGGCGGCCGCCTCGGCCCAGTCCTCGTCCTCGGGGGTGTCCGGCATGCCGAGGAAGGGGGTGATGTCCGCCGGGTAGTGCAGCAGCCGCCCGCGGCGCCGCGCGAACAGCGCGTGCGGTCCGGCCAGCGCCGCACGCACCGGGTTGTCCAGCGGATGGGTGCCGTTCGTGGTGGACATGCGTTCCCCTGCTCGGATCGGTGGTGTCGATGACAGCACCGGAGGCCGCCGGATCCTTCCCGCCTGCCCGGCAGCCCGCCCCGCGGCCCGGCAGGTCGGGCGGCGGCTGCCGGTCAGGCGGCGTCGGGGGCGGGCCGCAGGACGTCGTCGACCTCGGCGAGGAACTGCCGCCACGGCTCGGAGTCGCTGTCGCCGTCCTCCTGGCGGATGGCCGCCCAGGTGTGCATGATCCACCAGCGGAAGTCCGTCCACAGGTGCTCGTTGCCGGGCGGGAGCAGCAGGTGCGCCTCCGCGAGCCGGCCGAGCATGGCGGGCTTCGCCTCGGCGAGCGGCGCACCGTCGTCCACGGCGCGCTGGAAGTCGCCGAGTTCGTCGAAGAGGACCCTCAGACGGGCCAGGTCGGTCATCCGTCACCACCTCGTGCAGATCGGGGCGCCGCGGGTCCCGGACGTTCGCGGTATCGACCCCAAGTCATCACGCTGTCTGCGCAGTTGTGGCCGACATGCTAGGCCTGCCGGCCGCCGGCCCAGGGGGATTCCGAGCTTTCGCACGGAATCGGACCGAAGCGGTCCAGGTCGGTCCGCCGTGCGGTGGTTCCGAAGCCGGGGATGCCGTGATTCCGAAGCGGGGGGATCAGGTGGGGCGCCCGGCGAGCGTGCGGAAGGTCACCGAGACCCGGCGCCCGCGCGGCACCCGCCCCGCCGGGCCCGGGTCGCTGCGGCGGGCGGCGATCGCGTGCCGCCAGACGTACCGGGCCGGGCCGGTGAGCACGGTGACGCCGCCGGGGGTGAGCGGTACCGGCACCCGGCCGCCGCCCGTCGGGTCGGTGAAGTCCATGACGGCGGCTGAGCCGAGGGAGAGCGCGGCGACCACGGGGCCGAAGCAGGGGACGCAGTCCACGTGGGCGCTGATGCCCTGGCCGGGCTGGTACTCGTTGACGATCACCTGCTCGGCCGGGCCGTCCATCAGCCCCTCGTCCAGCAGCCGGGCGGCGAGGCCGAGGGCCCAGTCCGGCAGCGGCGGGGCCGGCTCGACCGCCGGGCCCGCCGCGAGCCCGCGCCGCCCGTAGTCGTAGCGGTGACCGTAGTGCTGCACCCGCCGCCGCAGCTGTGCAGACCAGGGCCGCTCGTCGATCCGCGCCAGCAGCCCGGCGCAGCCCTCCGCGGCGAGCCAGTCGTCGACGCACACCAGCCCGGGCACGCCGACGGGAGCGGGACACTCGGGGTTCTCGGCCATGCCCGCAGGCTAGCCGCGGCCACCGACAGCCCACCGGGCCGACGGCGCGGGGCCCGCCGGCAGGGGGCACCGGCAGTGAACGATCACGATCCGTCGAAGCCGGTAGACAGTGTCTACGGCCATCGTGTAGACACTGTCTACTATGAACGAGGAGAGCATCGGGCTGCGCGACCGGCTGATCGAGGCCGGGGTCGAGCTGCTGGCCGCCGAGGGCGTGCAGGCCCTCACCCTGCGCGAGATCGCCCGCCGCGCCGGGGTTTCGCACGGCGCGCCGCGGCGGTACTTCCCCACCCACCTGGAGCTGCTGTCGGCGATCGCCCGCCGGGGTTTCGCCGAGCTCGCCGCCCGGACCGCCGCGACCGCCGGCGCCGACGAGGAGGCCGACCCCCGGCAGCGGCTCACCGCGCTCTGTCGGGTCTACCTGGACTTCGCCCGCACCGACCGCGGGATGTTCGAGCTGATGTTCCGCCACGACCTGCTGGCCAGCGGCCGGCTGGGCCTGCGCGAGACCAGCCTGCCGCTGTTCGGGATGCTGGTGGACCTGGTCGCGCGGGCCCGTCCGCGCACCGGCGCCGCGCCGGAGATCGCCGCCGCCGCGCTCTGGGCCAACCTGCACGGCATCGCCCAACTCCGTGACTGGGGAAGCCTACAGCTCGCCACCGGCTCCGACGACGTGGAACCGCTGCTGGCCGCCGCGCTCGACGCCCACCTCGCAGCGGTGCAGCCGTGAGCCGCAGCCCCGCCCTCACCCTGGTGGCGAGCACCACCGGCGCCGTCCTGGTCGCGCTGGACGGCACCGTGCTGACCGTCGCCCAGCCCACCCTGCGGCGCGAGCTGCACGCCTCGTTCGCACAGGTGCAGTGGACCAGCACCGGCTACCTGATCGCCGTTGCGGGCCTGCTCGTCCTCGCCGGGCGGCTCGGCGACCGCCTCGGCCACCGCCGGACGTTCGCCCTCGGCACGCTCGGCTTCGGCGCGGCCTCCGCCGGGATCGGGCTGGCCCCCGGCATCGGCTGGGTGATCGCCCTGCGGATCGTCCAGGGCGTGTTCGGGGCACTGCTGCAGCCCGCCACCCTCGGCATGCTGCGCGCCGCCTACCCTCCGGACCGGCTCGCCGGGCCGATCGCGATCCGCACCAGCGCGATCGGTGTGTCCGCCGCGGTCGGCCCGGTGCTCGGGGGCGCCCTGGTGACGGCCTTCGGCTGGCGGGCCGTCTTCGCGCTCAATGTGCTGCCGGCGCTGGTGGTCGGCGTCCTGGCCCTGGCGCACCGCCCGCAGGACGACGCGGCACGCCCGGACGCGGCGCCGGTCCGGCTCGACCCGCTCGGCGCGGCGCTGCTCGGCACGGCCCTGGTCTGCCTGGTGCACACCCTGGTCGGGCTGCCCGACTCCGGGTGGACGGTGTCCGCCGCGCTCGGGGCCGGCGCGGCCGCGGCGCTGTCCGCCGGGTTCGTCCGGCACCAGCGGCGCACCGCGAACCCGCTGGTCCCGCTGGACCTGGTGCGCTCCCCCGCCGTCGCCGGCTCGCTCGGCGTGCTGGTCGCCGCGTCGGCGTCGCTGTTCGGGACGCTCTTCCTGACCGGCTACTTCCTGCAGGAGGTGCTGGCGCTGGATCCGCTCGCCGCCGGCCTGCGGGCGCTGCCGCTGCCGGTCGCGATGGTGTTCGCCGCACCGGCGGCGGCCCGGCTGCAGCGCCGGTACGGGCCGCGGCGCACCGTCGCGACGGCGACCGCCCTGCTCGTCGCCGGGATCCTGGTGCTCTCCCGGCTGGGGCCGACCTCCGGGGAGCTCGCCTCCGGCACCGGGTTCCTGCTGCTCGGCGCCGGGTTCGGCACGGTGATGGTGACCGCCACGGCCGTGATCGTCCAACGGGCCGCGGCCGCGCACGCCGGGGTGGCCGGCGGCCTCCAGCAGACCGCGATGAACATCGGCCCCGCCCTCGGCGTGGCCGTCGCGACCACCGCGGCCGGACTCGCCGCGGGCGGCGCGCACCCGGACGGCCCGGCCTTCGGCGCGGCGATCGGCCCGGCCCTCCCCGTACTCGCCCTCGCCGCCGCGGCCGGCACGGTGTTCGCCCTGGCCCTCCCCCGCCACGCCGGACCCCCGGAGCCGGGGACGGCGCCCGGCGGAGAGCCTTGCCCGGCGGTGGGGCGGCCGGGGGCGGGCCGCTAGGGTGGCGCGGCCGCCGCATGATCGACTCTCCGGGGAGCCCGACCGATGACCCAGACCCGCAAGAGCGCCCTGTTCGCCGCGGCCGCCACGCTCGCCCTGCTGATCGGCAGCTGCGCCGCTTTCTCCGCCCCCGAGTTGGACTACGTCAACGACTACGTCTCGCACCGGCCGCTGCGCGCCGCGGGCTACCCTTCGGCCGGCACGCTGGAGGTCGTGCAGAAGGCGGTCTGGCGGCTGGCCGACGGCGACGCCGGACGGCTGGCGGGGCTGGCCACCTCCGACGGGTCGAAGACCGAGGCGCTGGCCAACGCGAAGATCTGGGTGACGGCCTTCGGCAAGGACGCGCAGGGCGGCGTCACGGCCGAGTTCATAGACGCCGCGATCGACCGGCAGACCGTGGTGGTCTACTTCCACGACACCGGCCGGCGCAAGGACCTGCACCTGCGGCTCGACGGCATCGGCGGCGAGGACGGCTGGAAGATCCGGATGAACGACACCGACCCGAAGACCGCCGCGGCCGAGCCGACCTGGGCCCCGCGCACCCCAGGCACCGGCGAACTGCCGCCGGAGAGCTGACCGGGCCCACCCGCGGGGCGACGAAATTGGATGGATCGGGCAGGGGCCGCCTCCTACAGTGACGGGGTCCCCACCACCCCGACCTGGAGCGGATCATGCGCGTGCACTACCCGCGGACCCCGCATCTGCCCTGGTCGCCGGGGGCCACCGCGGACGACGTCCGCTCCGGCGGCCTCGCCGGGCTGCACGGCCGGGAGGTCGTGGTCACCGAGAAGCTCGACGGCGAGAACACCACGCTGTACCGGGACGGGCTGCACGCCCGCTCGCTGGACTCCGCTCACCACCCGTCGCGGACCTGGGTGAAGGCCCTGCAGGGCCGGATCGGCCCCGCGATACCGGACGGCTGGCGGGTCTGCGGCGAGAACCTCTTCGCCCGGCACTCGCTCGCCTACCGGGAGTTGGACAGCTGGTTCTACGGATTCTCGGTCTGGGACGGCACCGACCACTGCCTCGGCTGGGGCGACACCGTCCGCTTCCTGCGGCGGCTCGGCGTCCCGGCGCCGCGGGTGCTGTGGCGCGGTGTCTTCGACGAACGGGCCGTACGGGCCCTGCGGTTGGACACCGAGCGGGTCGAGGGCTACGTCGTCCGCACCGTCGAGGGCTTCCCCCGGGAGGAGTTCGGCCTGCGGGTCGCCAAGTGGGTGCGCCCGCACCACGTGCAGACCGACACCCACTGGATGCACGCCGCGGTCGTGGAGAACGGCCTCGGCCCGGCCGCCGTGCTGTGGGCCGTCCGCTCCGGGGCACCCGCCGACCTGCCCGTCCTGCTCGACGCACTCGGCCTCGACCCGGACGACCTCGGCCCGGCCGCTCCCGCCCCGGCCGACCTCGGTTCCGAACGGGTGCCCGCCGCCGAGGCGGCCGTGGCCGACGTCTCCGCCCGGCTCGACGTCCTGGGCCGGCGCGGCGACGCCCGGCTGGTCGGTGTGCTGGCCGTTGCCCTGGCCGGCGGCAACCGGGCCCGGCTGGCCACCGCGCTCGCCGGGCCGCTCGGCATGCCGCTCGCCCGCCGGACCGCCGACCTGGTCGGCCTCCACCCGGCCCTGCAGCGCCCCTACCCGGACGAGGACCGCCGGGCCGGCCTCGTCCGGCTGGCACTCGCCGCCGACCTCGGCGTCCTGCACGCGGTGGCCGGCGCGGTGACGGCCGGTCAACCGGGTGCCGAGGCCGCCGAGGCACGCGAGCAGGCCGAATGGTCGGCGCTGCACGCCGAGGACGCCGGTCTGCTGGTCGAAACCCCGCTCGCACCGCTGCGGACCGGCCTGCGCGAGGCGCTCTCCGGCCTCGGCGGGGACGCCGCCGACCGCTGCTGGGCCGAGGCCAGGGAGGCGTTCGCCACCGGCCGGGTCACCGGTGTCGACGACGCGGTGGCGGCCGCCTGGCGCTGGCGCTCCGGCGACTTCCCGCACCTGGTGCAGCTGGTCGGCCCGTCCGGCAGCGGCAAGAGCTGCTTCGCCGACCGGCTGCCCGGCGTGGCGGCGCGGATCTCGCTGGACGGCCTGCGCGAGGAGCGCGGCGACCGCGCCGACCAGCGGGCCAACGGGGACGTCCTGCGGGACGGCCTCGACCGGCTGGACGCCGCCCTCGCCGGGGGCGGCACCGT
This genomic window from Streptomyces sp. TLI_235 contains:
- a CDS encoding signal transduction histidine kinase — protein: MLAIVPGVALAALWAVTSGQLLLDFQRQAAQGLLAQKAGQPSNIVYYNLQEERRLSADVLATHSGVGDALRTQRAKTDDAVREFQKLSDVAADDAPTEVREAVRQARQAINQLPAQRALVDSGSEQQQAAVYRYYTDLIAVDLRLFASLSHVDNGRITTISQPLVDLFWGKEMISRSDALLARGWPSGTLGAEDFQQLRQAVSEQDFQFGTKVAPYLPADEGAMWQRIAGSPAWQAKTRAEQELLKPTEPDRSGRIALGLDRDAWRQSIDTLTPELVDLLEHRTQLVVEEGKGSIIALAVRLLLTTVVGLIAVVAVALTSWRLTRTLRRRIGRLQQQAEELENALPQVVERLGSGEQIDVEEHAKAIERDPWARTEDELAKLGEAFNLARTSALQAAVGQAEQHRGFERLLQRIARRTQLLIGQQLKKLDELERRHEDPEILEGLFDLDHLTARLRRYEENLVILAGGTPHRRWRRPVPLLDVMRAAQGEVQDYRRVVIDLDGSPWLSERAVGPVAHVVAELIENALGFSRPPNPVEVRAGRVSRGVAIEVEDRGLGMDEEQIDEANRLMTRPPRTDVLARGDDIRLGFYVIARLADQHGLRVEFRQSAFGGTRAVVLVPDELIVPDPTARSTAVPAPQAAGGLPTRSRGRALAGVTALAGAPAPAGVSVPADAPPGLHPVSEQAPYVPVDDPYAPVDHPQHEQPAAQAEEYPAAGHEQPFPAAAPHYAAPVEGTPAPYGLPVPYRPEPVTAVSWPGRVPAPAELAPPVPVHPAVPAVSAPFPAEVSFPARASFPPPVPAAPGGEPPLPRRVRQASLVDELRIDPTTPPAAPAPPRWDENPLFRPAPRRAGAAIGAFQRRSREARSGAVPPGGAQPGERHPGDTWNTHTIPTREDRS
- a CDS encoding FR47-like protein — its product is MSTTNGTHPLDNPVRAALAGPHALFARRRGRLLHYPADITPFLGMPDTPEDEDWAEAAALAGPGGHVVTAAVAVPPPADWQVTFRIEGVQLVDEGVAAAPDPEAVRLGPADVPEMLALVERTRPGPFLPRTVELGTYLGIRRDGVLVAMAGERFHPPGHTEISAVCTDDAHRGQGLGGRLVRAVAAGIRARGERPFLHVAGDNTGALRLYESLGFRPRRTVTFAGARVPAAAPLPA
- a CDS encoding 2-oxoglutarate-Fe(II)-dependent oxygenase superfamily protein — its product is MAENPECPAPVGVPGLVCVDDWLAAEGCAGLLARIDERPWSAQLRRRVQHYGHRYDYGRRGLAAGPAVEPAPPLPDWALGLAARLLDEGLMDGPAEQVIVNEYQPGQGISAHVDCVPCFGPVVAALSLGSAAVMDFTDPTGGGRVPVPLTPGGVTVLTGPARYVWRHAIAARRSDPGPAGRVPRGRRVSVTFRTLAGRPT
- a CDS encoding TetR family transcriptional regulator, with amino-acid sequence MNEESIGLRDRLIEAGVELLAAEGVQALTLREIARRAGVSHGAPRRYFPTHLELLSAIARRGFAELAARTAATAGADEEADPRQRLTALCRVYLDFARTDRGMFELMFRHDLLASGRLGLRETSLPLFGMLVDLVARARPRTGAAPEIAAAALWANLHGIAQLRDWGSLQLATGSDDVEPLLAAALDAHLAAVQP
- a CDS encoding EmrB/QacA subfamily drug resistance transporter; its protein translation is MSRSPALTLVASTTGAVLVALDGTVLTVAQPTLRRELHASFAQVQWTSTGYLIAVAGLLVLAGRLGDRLGHRRTFALGTLGFGAASAGIGLAPGIGWVIALRIVQGVFGALLQPATLGMLRAAYPPDRLAGPIAIRTSAIGVSAAVGPVLGGALVTAFGWRAVFALNVLPALVVGVLALAHRPQDDAARPDAAPVRLDPLGAALLGTALVCLVHTLVGLPDSGWTVSAALGAGAAAALSAGFVRHQRRTANPLVPLDLVRSPAVAGSLGVLVAASASLFGTLFLTGYFLQEVLALDPLAAGLRALPLPVAMVFAAPAAARLQRRYGPRRTVATATALLVAGILVLSRLGPTSGELASGTGFLLLGAGFGTVMVTATAVIVQRAAAAHAGVAGGLQQTAMNIGPALGVAVATTAAGLAAGGAHPDGPAFGAAIGPALPVLALAAAAGTVFALALPRHAGPPEPGTAPGGEPCPAVGRPGAGR